The following proteins come from a genomic window of Aricia agestis chromosome 19, ilAriAges1.1, whole genome shotgun sequence:
- the LOC121736357 gene encoding protein artemis-like: protein MNNTNWKTKSSFNGIIHEIPGVVVDNFENPVQKRARAFFLSHCHLDHIQGLFSLELFNYLKEFEVFIYTTELNAAIINNEKKYDFMEFIKVLPKGSTLITLPSLRNTQEEFVTVTLVPAGHCAGSTMFLFKTKTYTILFTGDFRININDISKYKAFHENYEVIKIDTLYIDTTFLEAWYENFPKRSESVEKLIYEIRKWLSDKNNAVALHTSAKYGYEYVFNEIHKVLGMKVYVGDRWQLYSKIPHLVSGVTNNENITRIHLCTKRYPTAHNSCINRAYQRFLYVNLSAMKWVNYKSDFTSVSWLAKDRLDVCFATHCSKNELISFTNHLMPNKIIGFPNPWKVEKRKITGNEGHGDFKKMKLGS from the exons ATGAACAATACTAACTGGAAGACAAAAAGTTCGTTTAATGGAATAATACACGAAATACCCGGTGTAGTTGtcgataattttgaaaatccagTCCAAAAGAGAGCGAGGGCTTTTTTTCTAAGCCATTGTCACTTGGATCATATTCAGGGATTGTTCTCTTTGGAACTATTTAACTACCTTAAAGAATTTGAGGTATTCATATATACCACCGAACTAAACGCTGCTATTATTAACAATGAGAAGAAATATGATTTCATGGAGTTTATTAAAGTATTACCAAAAG GTTCAACTCTTATCACTCTACCGAGCCTGCGGAACACACAAGAGGAGTTTGTGACGGTGACCCTAGTACCGGCCGGCCACTGCGCCGGCTCCACAATGTTTCTGTTCAAAACCAAAACTTACACTATTCTATTCACCGGAGATTTTAGAATCAATATCAACGACATCTCAAAATACAAGGCATTTCATGAAAATTATGAAGTTATCAAAATAGACACCCTGTACATAGACACAACATTTTTAGAAGCATGGTATGAAAACTTTCCAAAACGCAGCGAGAGTGTTGAAAAACTGATTTACGAAATACGAAAATGGTTGAGTGATAAAAACAATGCAGTAGCTTTACACACATCTGCAAAGTATGGGTACGAATATGTTTTTAATGAGATACATAAAGTATTGGGAATGAAGGTTTATGTTGGTGACAGATGGCAGTTGTACAg TAAAATACCACACTTAGTAAGTGGTGTGACAAACAATGAGAATATAACAAGGATACATCTATGCACTAAAAGATATCCTACAGCCCACAACAGCTGTATAAACAGGGCGTACCAGCGATTTCTCTACGTAAATCTCTCTGCTATGAAATGGGTGAATTATAAATCTGATTTTACTTCAGTGAGCTGGCTCGCTAAGGACAGACTGGATGTCTGTTTTGCAACACATTGCAGTAAGAATGAATTAATAAGTTTTACAAATCATTTGAtgccaaataaaattattggttTCCCCAACCCCTGGAAAGTTGAGAAGAGGAAAATCACTGGAAATGAAGGTCATGGAGACTTTAAAAAGATGAAATTGGGAAGCTAG